In a single window of the Olivibacter sp. SDN3 genome:
- the tgt gene encoding tRNA guanosine(34) transglycosylase Tgt: MKFTLQSTDKLSKARAGEIETAHGTIQTPIFMPVGTAGSVKGVHQHELKNQVEAQIILGNTYHLYLRPGLDIIKQAGGLHKFNGWNMPVLTDSGGYQVYSLTEVRKIKEEGVTFRSHIDGSKHLFTPENVMDTQRIIGADIIMAFDECTPYPCDYKYAKTSLDMTHRWLKRCCDRFDSTASLYGYEQSLFPIVQGSVYKDLREKSAETIASFERDGNAIGGLSVGEPAEEMYAMTEVVTNILPKDRPRYLMGVGTPINILENIALGIDMFDCVMPTRNARNGMLFTRQGIINIKNKKWEADFSPIDPDSSLETDLFYTKAYLRHLIHSKELLGAQIATLHNLHFYLWLVKEARTKIKEGTFYDWKNKMVKQLGQRL; encoded by the coding sequence ATGAAATTCACATTACAATCTACAGATAAATTGTCAAAGGCCCGCGCCGGCGAAATTGAAACAGCCCACGGAACTATACAAACACCTATTTTTATGCCGGTAGGCACTGCTGGATCCGTAAAAGGTGTGCATCAGCATGAACTAAAAAACCAAGTTGAAGCGCAGATTATTCTAGGCAATACCTATCACCTTTATCTTAGGCCGGGCCTGGATATTATCAAACAAGCTGGCGGGCTACATAAATTTAACGGTTGGAACATGCCGGTATTGACAGACAGCGGCGGCTATCAGGTATATTCCTTAACGGAGGTGAGGAAAATAAAAGAAGAGGGTGTGACGTTCCGCTCACATATCGACGGATCAAAACACTTATTTACGCCGGAAAATGTAATGGATACCCAACGTATTATCGGAGCAGACATCATCATGGCTTTTGACGAATGCACGCCTTATCCCTGCGATTACAAGTACGCAAAGACGTCGCTCGACATGACGCACCGTTGGTTAAAACGTTGCTGCGACAGATTTGACAGTACTGCCTCTCTGTACGGATATGAACAAAGCCTTTTCCCAATCGTGCAGGGTTCTGTATATAAAGACCTGAGGGAAAAATCCGCGGAAACCATTGCTTCTTTCGAAAGGGACGGAAATGCCATAGGGGGATTATCTGTTGGTGAACCGGCAGAAGAAATGTATGCGATGACTGAGGTGGTGACCAATATTTTACCTAAGGACAGGCCACGCTATTTAATGGGGGTAGGAACCCCTATTAATATACTCGAAAACATCGCTTTGGGAATCGACATGTTTGATTGTGTAATGCCTACCCGGAACGCAAGAAATGGTATGCTTTTCACCCGTCAAGGCATCATCAACATTAAAAACAAAAAGTGGGAAGCAGACTTTTCGCCTATTGACCCCGACAGCAGTCTTGAAACAGACCTGTTTTACACAAAAGCTTATCTACGCCACCTGATCCATTCCAAAGAATTATTGGGCGCACAGATTGCAACTTTACATAACCTACATTTCTATTTGTGGCTAGTGAAGGAAGCTCGTACTAAAATTAAGGAAGGAACGTTTTACGATTGGAAAAACAAGATGGTAAAACAGTTAGGACAAAGATTATAG
- a CDS encoding glycosyltransferase yields MYYYLLVYRRLRNYNVRGLLSDIDLPPLSVIVCARNEEANLRLYLTEVLEQDYPLYEVIVVNDCSSDDSNWILKEFKQRYKHLRVVDISEHARYKHGKKFAVTLGVKAAQHEHLVFTDADCYPASNQWLQYMAQEFVGSVEIVLGYSPYLSMRGFLNKYIRFETYYTAQNYLSYALKRNAYMGVGRNLAYKKSLFFKGKGFASHMHIPSGDDDLFVNQNATKENVAICIHPDAMTWSKPKTTYAAYQRQKQRHFGAGKAYRSKHKRMITLQVLSVLFFYALAVLLLVFQPTYWPIVTGIYILRLIAQFLICIPIMKKMQVGNLTGWLPLMEIYHLLYVSFMGATALFRKNVTWK; encoded by the coding sequence ATGTATTATTATTTGTTGGTATATAGAAGATTGCGTAATTATAATGTTCGGGGCCTATTATCAGATATAGACCTTCCGCCGCTTTCGGTTATTGTATGTGCACGTAATGAAGAAGCTAACCTAAGATTGTACCTGACGGAGGTGCTAGAACAGGACTACCCGTTGTATGAAGTCATAGTCGTAAACGACTGCTCTAGTGATGATTCCAATTGGATTCTTAAAGAATTTAAACAACGCTATAAACACTTGCGTGTCGTAGACATTTCCGAACACGCACGGTATAAACATGGTAAGAAATTTGCAGTTACATTGGGGGTAAAAGCTGCGCAACATGAACACTTGGTGTTTACAGATGCAGATTGTTATCCTGCTTCTAATCAATGGCTTCAATATATGGCCCAAGAGTTTGTAGGAAGTGTTGAAATCGTGCTTGGATATTCGCCATATCTATCGATGCGAGGTTTTTTGAATAAATATATACGTTTCGAAACTTACTATACCGCGCAGAATTATCTATCGTACGCGCTCAAGCGAAATGCTTATATGGGGGTCGGTAGAAATCTGGCCTATAAAAAATCATTGTTTTTTAAAGGAAAAGGTTTTGCTTCTCACATGCATATTCCTTCTGGTGATGACGATCTTTTTGTGAACCAAAATGCGACGAAAGAAAATGTAGCTATTTGTATTCATCCGGATGCTATGACGTGGAGTAAACCTAAAACTACTTATGCTGCTTATCAACGGCAAAAGCAGCGGCATTTTGGCGCGGGAAAAGCGTATCGATCCAAACATAAGAGAATGATTACTTTGCAGGTGCTGAGTGTCCTGTTTTTTTATGCACTTGCAGTACTTTTATTGGTTTTTCAGCCCACGTATTGGCCTATTGTGACGGGCATATACATCCTTAGACTCATCGCCCAGTTCTTGATTTGCATCCCAATTATGAAAAAAATGCAAGTAGGCAATTTAACTGGTTGGTTGCCTTTAATGGAAATCTATCACTTATTGTATGTGTCGTTCATGGGAGCAACAGCCCTTTTTAGGAAAAACGTGACATGGAAATAA
- the rsmG gene encoding 16S rRNA (guanine(527)-N(7))-methyltransferase RsmG gives MENNTSSIIYKYFPNLTTQQQTQVDALGALYEEWNAQINVVSRKDIEGLYERHILHSLAIAKYLSFKPGANILDVGTGGGFPGIPLAIMFPETNFHLVDSIGKKIKVVTEVARSLGLKNVQASHIRAEQIKNKYDFVVSRAVTRLAEFYPWVKGKFKKDAVHSIPNGILYLKGGDLTEEIADSKLKTELFPLADCFEEAFFETKYIVYIPQ, from the coding sequence ATGGAAAACAATACCTCATCAATTATCTATAAATATTTTCCGAATCTGACCACGCAACAACAAACACAGGTCGATGCATTGGGTGCTTTATATGAAGAATGGAATGCACAGATCAATGTGGTCTCGCGTAAAGATATTGAGGGGTTATATGAACGACATATTTTACATTCCCTTGCCATTGCAAAATACCTTTCGTTTAAACCGGGAGCTAATATATTGGATGTAGGTACAGGGGGAGGTTTCCCAGGGATACCATTAGCGATTATGTTTCCAGAGACTAATTTTCATTTGGTTGATTCAATAGGAAAAAAAATTAAAGTAGTCACAGAGGTTGCCCGTTCCCTTGGACTTAAAAATGTACAAGCTAGCCATATTCGTGCAGAGCAGATAAAGAATAAGTATGATTTTGTTGTTTCCCGGGCAGTGACTAGGTTAGCCGAATTTTATCCGTGGGTTAAAGGTAAATTCAAGAAAGACGCTGTACATAGCATCCCGAACGGAATTTTGTATTTAAAAGGAGGAGACCTGACGGAAGAAATAGCCGATTCCAAACTAAAAACAGAACTTTTCCCTTTGGCCGACTGCTTTGAAGAAGCATTTTTTGAGACAAAATATATAGTTTATATTCCACAATAG
- the dprA gene encoding DNA-processing protein DprA, which translates to MSLIYQLALIRIKGVGNALAKQLLNYCGSAEEVFRTSKHQLLQIPGIGDYLANAILHANTLHEAEQELLFVEKHKIQILFWNSSDYPEKLKDCIDAPLILYFKGKANLTNQRIVSIVGTRNATDYGRRVCHSFVEALKDYGVLVVSGLAYGIDSCAHKACVEHNIPTLGILGHGLDRIYPSSNRSLALEMIKNGGLLTEYPSNTKPDRQNFPSRNRIIAGLADVTVVVEAALKGGALITAEIANTYNRDVCAFPGSIYSEYSKGCNHLIKTHRANLINSAKDLEYLMNWEPVADRVVEQSPAVNLDALEQQVYNKVKNNSQIGIDNLLNQTGIPQSKLAISLLSLEMKGLIVALPGKIYRTP; encoded by the coding sequence ATGAGCCTTATTTATCAACTAGCACTCATACGTATCAAGGGTGTCGGTAATGCCTTAGCCAAACAACTTTTAAATTATTGTGGAAGTGCTGAAGAAGTTTTTCGTACCTCTAAACACCAATTATTGCAGATACCGGGGATAGGCGATTATCTGGCAAATGCCATCCTTCACGCGAACACCTTACATGAGGCTGAACAAGAACTCCTGTTTGTTGAAAAACATAAAATCCAGATACTTTTTTGGAACAGTTCGGATTACCCTGAAAAGCTTAAAGACTGTATTGATGCACCACTGATTCTTTATTTCAAAGGGAAAGCCAATCTTACCAACCAAAGAATTGTTAGCATTGTAGGAACCCGTAATGCGACTGACTATGGCCGTAGGGTGTGTCACTCATTTGTGGAAGCGTTAAAGGATTATGGCGTTTTGGTCGTTAGCGGTCTGGCCTATGGTATAGATAGCTGCGCACACAAAGCGTGTGTTGAACATAACATCCCTACCTTAGGTATATTGGGCCATGGGTTGGATCGTATTTACCCATCATCGAATCGCTCATTAGCCTTGGAAATGATAAAAAATGGTGGTCTGCTGACAGAATACCCTTCCAATACAAAACCCGACAGACAAAATTTCCCCTCTAGAAACCGCATTATTGCCGGGCTGGCGGATGTAACCGTTGTGGTGGAAGCAGCACTAAAAGGTGGAGCTCTTATTACTGCTGAGATTGCCAATACCTATAATAGAGACGTTTGTGCTTTCCCGGGAAGTATTTATAGTGAATATTCTAAAGGCTGTAATCACTTGATTAAAACCCATCGTGCAAATCTCATCAATTCTGCCAAAGATCTGGAATACTTAATGAATTGGGAACCTGTAGCCGATCGTGTTGTAGAGCAATCGCCGGCTGTTAATTTAGACGCTCTGGAGCAGCAGGTATACAATAAGGTGAAAAACAATAGTCAAATAGGGATAGACAACCTGCTTAATCAAACGGGTATTCCTCAAAGTAAGCTAGCTATTTCACTGTTGTCATTAGAGATGAAGGGATTAATCGTAGCTCTTCCAGGTAAAATTTATAGAACGCCTTAG